GGGTTTGCCGGCATCATATCCTACGACTTCGCGCGTAGTCTGGAACGGGTCGGCAACGGGGCGCGAGACGACCTCAGGACACCCTGGCTCGACCTCCATCTTTTCGACGCGACGGCCACCATCGACCGCCTATCGCACACGGTCACGGTGTGCGCCGCCGACCTTCCGGGGTTCTCGACCAAGCCGAAGGAGGAGCGTCTCGAAGGCGCCCTTGCGAGGTTGGCGCTTCGCGGCGAGACGGGGCGGTTTGCCGCCGGGGCGGGCGCCAAGCCGAATCTTTCCCGCAAAGGCTTCGAGGACATGGTGCTCAAGGCCCAAGACAGGATACGTGAGGGCGAGATATTCCAAGCGAACCTCTCGGTGCGCTTCGAATCGCAGGCCGAAGGCGACCCCTTGACGCTCTTTGACCGCCTCGCCGCGTTGAACCCCTCATCGTTCGCAGGCGTCTTTGAATCAAGCGACCAGGCTATCGTCTCCGCATCGCCGGAGAGGCTTCTTAAGCTCGAAGGCGACCGGTTGGAGACGAGGCCGATCGCGGGCACCAGGCCTCGGGGCGAGGACCAGGAGAAGGATGCGGGCCTCGTGGGGGAACTCCTCGCCTCCCCAAAGGAAAGGGCCGAGCACGTGATGCTCGTGGACCTTGAACGAAACGACCTGGGCCGCATCGCACAATTCGGTTCCGTCCGCGTGGAGGACTTCATGGCGGTGGAGCAGTACAGCCACGTGAGCCACATCGTGAGTTCGGTGGTCGCTCGCAAACGGCGCGATGTCGACGTGGCCGGCGTCCTGCGGGCGATGTTCCCGGGCGGGACCATCACCGGCGCCCCGAAGATACGCGCGATGGAGGTCATCGACTCGTTGGAGCCGACGAGACGCGGCCCCTACACGGGCGCCATGGGTTATTTCTCGCTCACGGGGGACATCGACCTCAACATCCTCATCCGTTCGGTACTTCTCAAAGACGGAGCGGCCTTCGTCCAGGCGGGGGCGGGGATAGTCGCCGATTCTGAGGCGCGGCGCGAGTACGACGAATCGATGGCGAAGGCGCGAGCGTCGCTTTCGGCGTTGGGGGCGACCTTGTGAGCCGCGTCTTCGTCGACGGTTCCGAGGCCAAGGCCGCGAGCCTGCCGCTCTTGAACCGCGGCCTCTACTATGGCGACGCCGTCTACGAGACCTTCAAGACGCGTGAAGGGCGGGTCTTCAGGTTGAATCGGCATCTTAGGAGGCTCGAGGAGGCTGCGGCGTTCTTGGGGTTAGAGGCCCAACCGATGAGCCAGCACTTGGACCGCACCGCGCGCTTCATCGAGCGGGAGACCAAGGGGCAGGATTCCGTGGTGCGTCTCACGTTGCTTCGGCCCGGCGAGGGGCGCGGGCTTGTCCCCCTCGCCGGCATGGGGGCCCACGTCGTCATCGAGGTGTCACCGGCCGGTGCATCCCCGGATCGCCGAGCCGGCATCGACTGCATCACCTCGACCGTGCGAAGGGTCAACCCATACCCGGGAAGGCCGCAGATCAAATCCACTAGCGCCCAACCGCTCGTCACCGCGAGGCGCGAGGCGAGCCTTCGGCACGCTTACGAGGCCATCATGTTGAATGGGGCGGGGATGGTGGCGGAAGGTTCTTTCACCAACGTGTTCGTGGTGCGCGAGGGGCGCGTCAGCACGCCCGGAGTGGAGTCGGACGTGTTGCCGGGGATCACCCGCGAGGCCATCATCGAGACCGCGAAGGCGTGTGGCGTGAAGGTCGACGAGGGGGAGATGCGGCCCGAGGCCTTGCGCGGCGCCGATGAGTTGTTTCTCACAAACGCGGTCATAGGCGTAGTTCCAGTGGCAAGGCTTGACGGGGACGTTGTAGGGGCCTTTGCACCGGGGCCCATCACCGCGAAGCTCGCCGAATCTTTCGACGCGCTTGTGGAGCGGGAATGGCGGGGCGGACGACCCAGCCTGTCGCGAGGACCCGACCAAAAAAGAATGATTAAATAGCAACCGCGCACATCGAATCCACAGCGCGGGATGGACGGTCAGATGCCGCCTTTCCGGCGCAAGATGGGATGCCGATGCTCAACACGCGCTACGTTGAAGTGGTTCTGAAATTTCCAATGCGGATGGAACGAAAGCTCCTGACCCAGATCATGGAGTACTCCGAGTACGTCTCCACGCAGGAGCGTTACTCCGGCGGCAACGAAATGAAGCCCGAATGGTTGGCGTAACACCCTTTCAGGCCCCGCCCACGGGAACTACGCCGTCAGGTGGCCGTTTTTGACCCATCCTTCTCGCCGAAGAGCCACCGCGCTAGCTCGATGGCGGCCTCGAACCGTGTCGCTATCCCGACGATGAGCGCCGCCACCGCGACGGCCGCGGCGAGGACGATGTACGCAGGCTCCAGTTCGAGAAGCGAGAGGCTGAAGAAGAAGACGTCGATGCCTGCGTGTATCACGATCGCCGCGGCGAGGCCGTAGCGCATCGCGACCACCGTCATCATGAGCCCGAAGATCGCGGGGCCGACGACGTGCGCCCAGTTCCCATAGCCCGCGTGGACGAACCCGAAGAAGACCGCCTGCCCGATGACGGCCGCGATCAGGCCGAAGCGAGCCCGAAGCATCGTCATCAATACGCCCCTGAAAAGGAACTCCTCGGAGACGCCTGCCATTATCGAGAGTCCAAGCAGGATGGGTGGCGTGACGTTCAGGAAGACGCGACTCTCATCACCGGTGACCAGGACGCTTCCGAGGAACGTGTAGAGGATGAAAGTGCCGCCGAGGTAGAGAAGTAGCACGAGGATGAGGAGCGACAGCCCCGCGGAGACGTCCTCCCGGAGGCCGACGCGCGGCGCCGAGCCGGCGTCCTTCAGCGCGTCGACGAGCGGGTGCGCGGTTCCAGGCTCCAAGGCCCTTGCCCGTCGCCCCATCCGCGACACGAGGATGACGCCGAGAAGCGGGACGAGGGTGAAATAGATCACTTGATTACTGATTGTGCGCCACAGCGCGGCCTCGGGGATCGCCTCCAAGACCGTGTACTCCTGGAGAAGGGGGATCGACTCGTATATCCCGATGAGGAACCGGACGAACGGGTAAGCGATGAGCGCGGCCCCTAGGCACTGCAGGGCGTTCCAGTCCCGGCCGAGGCGCTCGGGAAGGACCCCGAACGTCTTCGCGAAACGTGGCAGGAAACCGATGAGCCAGCTCAGGGTGATCGTGGTCAGGTGGTAACCAAGGAAGGTGAATGGCAAGACGTCGGCACCGGTGGAGTCCGCTCCCAAAATCGATTCGCCGCCCTCTTAAGGGCTTCCTTTGAGCACCGCGACAGGAACGGCGCACACGGGACGGCAGTTACCATAAACATTATCGTGCCCCGCGGAGGCTTCACCGCGTGAAGAACCCCGTCGCCTGCCTCCTTCTCCTCGCGTCCCTCGTCATATCGGGCTGCGTCTCGACGACGCCTTCGACCGCGTCGAACGGCATCCTGCCCCCGCCCGTTGAAGGCGCAACGCACGCCCTCGCGGGCGCGACCGAGCCGGTGGGACTCGAGGCGCCCCTGTTCGCGCTTGGGAAAAGGGTCTTGAAAACCACGGGCGGCGAGCCCGGCGTCGCCGCGGCACTCGACGGGACGCTCTACCTTACGATGCCCGGCTGCGACCTCCAAGGAGAGCCCGCCGTCACGGACGCGACGGCCGGTTCGACGTGCCGCCACGGGTTGGTCTACCGAAGCGACGACGCGGGATCGACCTGGAAACGGTTGAACAAGGGAACCGACGGGCGGCTCATGGACGACAACAAGAGCTTCGCCAACGGCGACGCCGAAGTCGCCATCGATTCCGTGGGAAACGTCTATTCGAGCAACCTCGGCGCAGGCATCAAGGTCCTCATGTCCGCGGACCGCGGCGAAACGTGGTCGTACCTCGGGAACGCGACCCCGGACGGGCATTGGGCGGATCGGCAATGGATGGCCGCGGCGGGCGATGGCCACCTCATCGTCACCTGGATGGGCGGCGCGGAAAGCGAGTTGCGCCAAGTCGCGATCAATTCCACTTTCGACGGCGGTAAGACCTGGACCGGCATCGTGTACCTCGGGGACAACATCGGTTGGCTCGGCCAAGTGCAGTTCGAGCCTTCGGGCGAAAGAGCGTTCATACCGTTCACGCAACCCTTGGACATGGCAACGGTCCCCATGGACCCGACGGGCCTTGGCGGCTTCCTACTGGCGCGCACCTACGGCCTTTTCGTAGCCCGCACTCAAGACGGCGGCCTCACGTGGGACGTCGTCGACACGGGCGCTCGTGTCCCGGCGCCCGCGACGGGACTTCATTGGAGTGGCACGCTCATGGCGCCGGCGCTCGACGTGACGGGCGATGGCCACGTGGTGTACGCGTGGAGCGAGGACGTCCCCGACCCGGCGAAGGTCACTAGCACGGCCGCGAAGGTGCGCCTCGTCTCAAGCGCCGATTGGGGCGCCACGTGGACGAAGCCGCTTGATGTGAGCACGCGCATGTCTGCCATCCAGCCGTGGGTCACCGGCGGCGCGGGAGATCGGGTGGCAATCACGTATTACGCGAGCGACACGCCGCTCGACACCGACATGGTGGGCGTTTGGGACGTGATGGCCACGATCGTCGACGGCGTCGGTTCATCCTCGCCGAAGATCGTGACGAGCACCGTCGCGGAGAAGATACACGTCGGCGGCATATGCTCGCGCGGCGGCCTTTGCCTTGCCAACGACAGGAATTTCCTCGATTACTTCGAGTCCGACCTCATGCCCGACGGACGACTCGTCGTGGCTTTCCCCACGGACCCCCCAGAGGGCGGCAAGACCGTGCACATCTTTGTCGCGATGCAGTCGGGCGGGACGCCTCTCTCGATACGCGGCTGAAGCGCTTCGGGCCGGCACGCCTTTTTGAAGAAAAGGTCTGGCTCAGGGTCCCTTCAACCGGAACGTATCGTCTCTATTATTTCCCCCATCGCCCCCTTGTGGTTGAAAACCGCGGATCCGGCGACGAGCACGTCCGCCCCCGCGTCCCGTACGTCGCGAGCCGTCTCGGCGCTTACGCCCCCATCGACTTCGAGCCGTGCCTTGCTCCCCGTATCGTCTATCAGTCTCCGCGCGGCTTTGATCTTCGGTATCATCGACTTGATGAAGGCCTGGCCGCCGAAACCCGGGTTCACCGTCATCACTAGGAGGAGGTCGATCTCCTCGATCACGTTCTCGACGGTGGAAAGAGGTGTTGCCGGGTTCAAGGCCACGCCCACCTTGGCCCCCGTTTCTTTCACTTGTTGCACCGTCCTGTGAAGGTGCGGGCACGCCTCCGCGTGGATGGTCAGCGAGTCGCCGCCCGCTCGTCTGAAATCGGCCAGGAATCGTTCCGGTTGCTCTATCATGAGGTGGACGTCGAAGGGAAGCCGCGTGTGGGGCCGGATCTTCTCGACCACCGGTGGGCCGAACGTGATGTTCGGGACGAAACGGCCGTCCATGATGTCGACATGGACCCAATCTGCGCCTGCGGGTCCGAGTCGAGCCAGCTCCTCGGCAAGTCTTGAAAAATCGGCGGAGAGGATCGACGGCGCAACGAGTGTCGGTTGCTTCACGCCCCCGACTTGGCATCGGCGTATATCATGGTTGCGAACGCGACATGGTCGTGGCGACGGGTCAGGCTACGACCGTCGGCGCTTCCGCCTAGCGGGCGCGCGTCGCGAGGAAGACGCCGGCGAGGACCAACGCACCGCCGACGACCGTCTCTTGCATGATGGTCTCGCCAAGGAACGAGATGGCGAGGGCCGCCGTGACGAGGGGTTGAAGGTAGATGAAGCTCGACACATGCGACGAACTGACGCGCTTCAACGCCCAGTTGTTGAGATAGTACGTGGTGACTGTGGGGAAGGCGACGATGTAGAGGATGGCAAGCCACGCGTCTGTCGGCATGGAAAGCGCGTCCCACACGAGGAGATCCGGGACCGCTATCGCCGTGATGGAGATCGAGCCGAAGATGAAAGTCCAAGCGGCGATGGTGAGCGGCTGATAGCGCGAAAGGAGGTCTCGCGATATCACGAGGAAGAACGCGAAGGAGGCGCTGTTGAGGACCACAAGGATGTTTCCAACGAGGAAGCGATCCGAGAGGTCGAGTCGGTCGAGCCCTAAGAGCACCGCGACGCCGAGGAGCGAGAAGGCGACTCCGAGGATCCGTACGGGCATGGGCTTCTCCCGCCCCAAGGCCGCGCCGATGATGATCGTGATGACCGGAATGGTCGTGATGAGAAGCGTGGCGTTCGTCGCCGTCGTGAGGGCCAGGCCATTCAGAAACAGGAGTTGGTTAAGTGTGACGCCGAAGACGCTGTAGACGAAGACGGTCCGGTAGTCGGCCAACGAGCGGATCGTCTCGCGGCTGATAATACGCTGCAGCGCGTAGAGGACAAGGGCCGCGAGTGTCACCCGTACGGCCGAGAGGACCATCGGGGAGACGCTTGTCAGCGCGAACTTGCCAGCGACCGAGAGGGTACCGAAGAGGATCTGGACAAGGATGAGGGCGACGGTCGTTCGCCGGGCCTCGTAGGTCAACGGGACTTACCCCTTAGCTTCGCGACGGCTTTGATGTGCGGAGGCGTCGTCCCACAGCACCCGCCCACGATGGTTGCGCCTCGTCCGATCCATGTCCGCGCGTCGAGAGCCAGCCGCTCGGGCGTGTAGGATGCGTCGCTACGCCATCCCGTCACATCGTCAGCGACGCCGGCATTCGGGTACGCGCCGCGCGGGATCCCTGGCGCGGAAACTGCCACCGTATCAATAGCCGCGTCGGTCACCGCCGGCGTCGAGCAGTTGACGAGGATCGCCTTTGGGCCTTCTTCGACCAACGCCCGCACCGTGGCTCCCAAGGGTTCCCCCGAGTAGAGGCAGTCCGCCGCCTTTGCCATGACACCCACCCAGACTTCAAGGCCGGTGTCCCGCGCGGCCCTTGTCGCCGCCACAGCCTCGTCGCGCGTCCCCATCGTCTCGACCAGGAGCAGGTCGCACCCGCAGTCGGCAAGATGACGCGCCATCTCCAGGTGCTCGTCAAAAGACGCGGCCCCGGGCGAAAGGTCGGGTCTGTAACAGTCCTCAAGGGGCGAGATCGAGCCGGCCACCTTCACGCCGCGTCGAGCCGAGGCCGCCTTCCTCGCAAGCTCGACCGCCGTGCTCGTAAGTTCCCGCCAATCAAGGTCTCCGCCGGCTCGTTCGAGTGTGCGCCTTTTCGTCCGAAACGTGTTGGTCGTGATCACGTCGGCGCCCGCCTCCACGTAGTCGCGATGGATCTGACGTACCAAGTCAGGTTCCCGCTTCAAGGCGCGTGCGGACCAGAGGGGAAGGCTCGTGTCACTGCCGCGGCGCGTCAACTCGGTGCCCATGGCGCCGTCGAGCAGCACAAGTTCCTGGGTGCCCGATTCCGCGGCGCCAAGTCGCTGCTGTTCGTGTGGTGCGAGGGGGCTCACAGCGTGGGGAGCCGCGGCCGGGTCTTAACCGTTCCCGGTCATGCTTGCCACCATTCTCGACGATGCGTCTGTCGCCCCCTGGCGACGGCCACGATTTCCTCTCCGGGAAGACGTTGCAGCGCCGTGGTTAGAATCATTAAATAGAAAGAGCCGGAATGGGACCATGTGGCAGGGCCCCTCGATCTCCTGGACATCTCCGCTCTGTCCGTGGAGATGGAACTTCTCCTTTCACTCGTCATCCTTGTAGTACTCATGATCGTGAGCTACTACGCGGCCGTCTGGTGGCAGGACTGGCGCGATGGAAAGCGCCACGCCAAGGGATTGGCGCCTCGTACGCGTTTTCCGTCGAAGCAGACGAAATGAGCGGTCGCCGTGCCCGTAGGGACCAGGCTTCAGCGCGATTTTCGCACCCGTTCCTGAAAGCGGCGAGGCCCAGGACCTAGCTCGACGTCGTCCCAAAGGCCTCTCGCAAGAACTGCAGGTGGCTCCCATCGATCGCCGTGTGCACGAGCGAGAAGAAGACCGTCAGTATCCCGAGCGACAAGTGCACGAATCGCCACTGGTTGTAGCCCCAATCGTCGATGAGGCGTTTCTGGATGATGCCGGTGATGGCGAGGCCCACCATGGCAAGTGTCGCAAGCCCGCCCCATAGGAGTCCGAAAGTCCAGTTGTAGTACGATTCGACGATGAAGAGGACCGTGTGGATGATGGCGATTCCAAGGAGGCCGAACGAGGCGGAATTGTGCCAGAGGACGCGACGTCTCGCCGTGCCGATCGCCTTGTTCAGCGTCCGGACACTCGCTTGCCCGAACGTGCCGCCGAGGATGAGCGAGGGCACGATGAGGAAGAGCGAACTGAACCCCGTGACCTGGCCCCAGGCGCGCATCACTTTCTGCAATGGGTCAAGGGTGATCCCCGTCGCGACGATGGCCGTCCCCTGGGCGAAGCTGTCGCCCACGGCGAAATCGGCGAGGTGCTGTTTTATGAAGACGCCGTCATCGACCGCCTGGGGTGTCGAGTGTAGGTAGTGCGGATGTCCGACGGCGCCGTAGACGAGCTTCACGGGCCCCTTTGCCTGGCCGGCGCGCAGATCGAACGTGTAGGTGTGGCTTTCGCCGGGTTTGAGGATCGGCGGCCCAAGGAGGATCTTCTCGGGGTTCTTGGAGGCGTTGTAGAAGACGTCGATGACGAGTTTGAAGTTAGCGGCGGCTACAGGCGGGCCGGTGTCGAAGCTCACCGCCGCGATCCACCCGGTCGTCTCGGGGACCGAACGCGCGCCTTGAAGGAACGCGGTGTCGTTCACCCTCACCTGGTCGTGCCACGGTTCGATCGAGGCATCGGTGAGGGCGTCTTGGGTGTCGTATCCGTTCCCGGGGAAGTCGGCGCCAACGGGAGCGCCGCCGGGCACGATGGTCCCATAATACAAGGTCAGGGTCCAATCATTCGTCCCCGTCTGTCCCGGTTCCCCTACGAGGTCGGCGATGATCTCCGTGGCGTTATCGTCCACAGGGAATTCGAAACCCCGCTCATCGCTTAGCGCCATCTGTTCCTCGTTCACATCATTGTAGGGCAACTTGTCCCCCAAGAACACAAGCGATGGCGCGAACGTGAGGTTCAACGTGGCGTTCGGGGTGAGCAACTCGTGCTTCCACGGGTTGACGACCGTGACATTGTAGGTGAAATTCGAGCCCGCGGGCACCGCTGAAAGGCTGTCGGGCACCACGATCATCGTGGTCCGAAGCGGCGGATCCTCCGCGCTGTGGTGGCCGATGCAATTCGCCTCGGTCGTGTCGAATTCGAGGCCCTCGGGCGGGATTTCCTCTTGCGCCCCGACGATGGTGCCGAGGGCGAGCGCGAAGAAGAAGGCGGACGCGAGGAGGGCGCCCGCGAGTTTCCTTGACCGGCGGCTCGCCCTAAGAGGGATTCCACTCATGAATGGCCTCGAATACTTGCCCGGCCGTATTTAAGCATGATGAGGATGTCGTTGAAGCGGCACGGCTGGCTCCCTGCACACGCCACGGGGGGCCTGCGGCCCCCCACTTGCTTGATTGCCTGCGCGGCGGGCGCGTTGCGACGCCCGAGGAAAACGGCGGGGGCGGCAAGAGGCGATCGCGGCTAGGACTTGGATTCCGCGCGGCCGCCTTCATTCGCCTGACGACGCAAAGAAACGCTTCTGCACCGACTGCAGGGCCTCAGCAGCGGCCTTGCAGGACGCGCAGGCCTTCGCGCCGGTCTCCAGGTTCTCGAACGTTATTTCCACGGCGCCGGAGCCTGGCCTTGCCCGGAGGGTCACGACAAGGTGGTCGCTTGGGGATGGCATTGTCTGTGGGTTGCGAGCGCCTTCTGATGGCCCGCCCGCGGGTTGCCGCTCGGCGAGGCCATCGCCCCAGAGCTCGCCGACGAGGCGCATGAACTCCGGCGGCATGGACCGGTAATCGTCTAGTAGGGTCCGGCCCTTGGCGGTAAGAGAAAACTCCGTCTTTCCTCTTCCTTCCTTGTCGGCTTTGCCGGAAATGAGGCCTTCTGATTCCAGGCGGGAAAGGAGCGGGTAGATCTGGTTCTTGTTCGGAGCGACGCCGAAGAGGGATTCGACCTCCTTTATCAACGCGTAACCGTGCTTGGGTCCCCTGGCCATGCTCTCAAGAAGCAGCGGCTCTATGAGGCCGCGCATGAGTTGCGCTTTCGGGTCGCCCATGAGTTCCCATCCGTCGGCAGGGCCGCTATTATACTATTCGTCGCACCCCAGGGTTACAGGTGTATAGTATAGAAAACGGACTATTGCTCTGTCGATAGTATACCGGCTGGACTATCATGTATTAACATATTCGGGGGAAGCATAGTATAGAATCTGGACCATCGTTGACATGTTTCCAGACCATTACAAGATTTTTTATACTGTCGATAGTATAGAATCTAACCCAAGCGGGGCGCGAAGCAAAAGCCCCTTTGGGATTTGGAGAGGGACGCGAATGGAAACCGAAAAGGATCCGATGCGAAGCCTGGCGGACGCGAAAGAGATCAAGGTAAAGATCCCCGTCGAATACCACATCAAGCTCCACACGCTGAAGGTCCTCAAGGGCCAGAGCATCAGCGACACGGTGGAGGCCGCCCTTGGCCGCTATTTCACGAGCATGAACGACGGCATGGTGCGCCCGGCATCGATGCACCCCGTCGAAACAGAAATCGCCGCCCCGGCTCTGATGGGCGACGAAGTCCACTGATACTTTCCAGCACCAGGCCGCCGGACCCTTCTTCGGCAACACCAATACCGGGTCCGGCGCTCCCTTTTTTCCCTCCGTCTTCCCACGGTCCGCTGCTCTCGCTTCGACCCCGTGAGTCCTTCCGACTGGTGGCGGCGTTTCCTTTCGTGACTTCCATGAAATCAAGCCCCGACGAATGCCGGGTGCCAGGATGCGGCCGGGATCGCCCGGGCAAGCCCCGCCTTCGTCACCCGATCAAGTGGCCTCCGGGGTCGGGAACTGCCGCTCGCTTTAAGAATGAAAAGGGGGTTACAACCCTGTTTTGGGCCTATTTGGACCGGGACCGGGGGAAGCCGGCGGGTCCGCGGCCAGGAAACATCGTCCATGGTGAAGCCGGCCAGGAAATCCTATAATCCGGTCCTTCTCGAAGCGGAAGTCCAGGATCTTTGGAAGAAACGGGATGCCTACAAGC
The sequence above is drawn from the Euryarchaeota archaeon genome and encodes:
- a CDS encoding anthranilate synthase component I family protein, with product MRQVAADTVQVKRRGDVAAKTLPWRRSTSDAYACLRGSGAASIFLDSALVGDRSRYSIIGFDPVLTLKADSGGARLETEGGKHSFADALAFLAGTVGKTTLAPVPGVPFPAGFAGIISYDFARSLERVGNGARDDLRTPWLDLHLFDATATIDRLSHTVTVCAADLPGFSTKPKEERLEGALARLALRGETGRFAAGAGAKPNLSRKGFEDMVLKAQDRIREGEIFQANLSVRFESQAEGDPLTLFDRLAALNPSSFAGVFESSDQAIVSASPERLLKLEGDRLETRPIAGTRPRGEDQEKDAGLVGELLASPKERAEHVMLVDLERNDLGRIAQFGSVRVEDFMAVEQYSHVSHIVSSVVARKRRDVDVAGVLRAMFPGGTITGAPKIRAMEVIDSLEPTRRGPYTGAMGYFSLTGDIDLNILIRSVLLKDGAAFVQAGAGIVADSEARREYDESMAKARASLSALGATL
- a CDS encoding aminotransferase class IV family protein, which produces MSRVFVDGSEAKAASLPLLNRGLYYGDAVYETFKTREGRVFRLNRHLRRLEEAAAFLGLEAQPMSQHLDRTARFIERETKGQDSVVRLTLLRPGEGRGLVPLAGMGAHVVIEVSPAGASPDRRAGIDCITSTVRRVNPYPGRPQIKSTSAQPLVTARREASLRHAYEAIMLNGAGMVAEGSFTNVFVVREGRVSTPGVESDVLPGITREAIIETAKACGVKVDEGEMRPEALRGADELFLTNAVIGVVPVARLDGDVVGAFAPGPITAKLAESFDALVEREWRGGRPSLSRGPDQKRMIK
- a CDS encoding CPBP family intramembrane metalloprotease gives rise to the protein MGADSTGADVLPFTFLGYHLTTITLSWLIGFLPRFAKTFGVLPERLGRDWNALQCLGAALIAYPFVRFLIGIYESIPLLQEYTVLEAIPEAALWRTISNQVIYFTLVPLLGVILVSRMGRRARALEPGTAHPLVDALKDAGSAPRVGLREDVSAGLSLLILVLLLYLGGTFILYTFLGSVLVTGDESRVFLNVTPPILLGLSIMAGVSEEFLFRGVLMTMLRARFGLIAAVIGQAVFFGFVHAGYGNWAHVVGPAIFGLMMTVVAMRYGLAAAIVIHAGIDVFFFSLSLLELEPAYIVLAAAVAVAALIVGIATRFEAAIELARWLFGEKDGSKTAT
- a CDS encoding ribulose-phosphate 3-epimerase, which gives rise to MKQPTLVAPSILSADFSRLAEELARLGPAGADWVHVDIMDGRFVPNITFGPPVVEKIRPHTRLPFDVHLMIEQPERFLADFRRAGGDSLTIHAEACPHLHRTVQQVKETGAKVGVALNPATPLSTVENVIEEIDLLLVMTVNPGFGGQAFIKSMIPKIKAARRLIDDTGSKARLEVDGGVSAETARDVRDAGADVLVAGSAVFNHKGAMGEIIETIRSG
- a CDS encoding DMT family transporter — protein: MTYEARRTTVALILVQILFGTLSVAGKFALTSVSPMVLSAVRVTLAALVLYALQRIISRETIRSLADYRTVFVYSVFGVTLNQLLFLNGLALTTATNATLLITTIPVITIIIGAALGREKPMPVRILGVAFSLLGVAVLLGLDRLDLSDRFLVGNILVVLNSASFAFFLVISRDLLSRYQPLTIAAWTFIFGSISITAIAVPDLLVWDALSMPTDAWLAILYIVAFPTVTTYYLNNWALKRVSSSHVSSFIYLQPLVTAALAISFLGETIMQETVVGGALVLAGVFLATRAR
- a CDS encoding homocysteine S-methyltransferase family protein — protein: MGTELTRRGSDTSLPLWSARALKREPDLVRQIHRDYVEAGADVITTNTFRTKRRTLERAGGDLDWRELTSTAVELARKAASARRGVKVAGSISPLEDCYRPDLSPGAASFDEHLEMARHLADCGCDLLLVETMGTRDEAVAATRAARDTGLEVWVGVMAKAADCLYSGEPLGATVRALVEEGPKAILVNCSTPAVTDAAIDTVAVSAPGIPRGAYPNAGVADDVTGWRSDASYTPERLALDARTWIGRGATIVGGCCGTTPPHIKAVAKLRGKSR
- a CDS encoding ferric reductase-like transmembrane domain-containing protein; this translates as MSGIPLRASRRSRKLAGALLASAFFFALALGTIVGAQEEIPPEGLEFDTTEANCIGHHSAEDPPLRTTMIVVPDSLSAVPAGSNFTYNVTVVNPWKHELLTPNATLNLTFAPSLVFLGDKLPYNDVNEEQMALSDERGFEFPVDDNATEIIADLVGEPGQTGTNDWTLTLYYGTIVPGGAPVGADFPGNGYDTQDALTDASIEPWHDQVRVNDTAFLQGARSVPETTGWIAAVSFDTGPPVAAANFKLVIDVFYNASKNPEKILLGPPILKPGESHTYTFDLRAGQAKGPVKLVYGAVGHPHYLHSTPQAVDDGVFIKQHLADFAVGDSFAQGTAIVATGITLDPLQKVMRAWGQVTGFSSLFLIVPSLILGGTFGQASVRTLNKAIGTARRRVLWHNSASFGLLGIAIIHTVLFIVESYYNWTFGLLWGGLATLAMVGLAITGIIQKRLIDDWGYNQWRFVHLSLGILTVFFSLVHTAIDGSHLQFLREAFGTTSS
- a CDS encoding PadR family transcriptional regulator; this encodes MGDPKAQLMRGLIEPLLLESMARGPKHGYALIKEVESLFGVAPNKNQIYPLLSRLESEGLISGKADKEGRGKTEFSLTAKGRTLLDDYRSMPPEFMRLVGELWGDGLAERQPAGGPSEGARNPQTMPSPSDHLVVTLRARPGSGAVEITFENLETGAKACASCKAAAEALQSVQKRFFASSGE